Part of the Actinomycetota bacterium genome, TCGACGTTGTTGCCCGCCTGCTCGACGAGGTCTACGACGTCCCGGTACATGTAGTGGGTGTCGAGTCCGTTGATGCGGACCGACATCGTCTTGCCGTGGCCGCGCCAGTCCATCGTGTTAAGTGCCTCGATGGTGTTCTTGCGGGCCTGCTCTTTGTCGTCGGGGACGACCGCGTCCTCGAGGTCGATGCAGACGTAGTCGGCGGCACTTTCGATGGCTTTGGCGAAGAACTTCATTTGAGAACCGGGGACCATCAGCATGCTCCGCTGAAGACGCGTCCGCACTGGCTCGTATCTAGTGTGGCTCATGGCTAAGAATCGCTTTCTATCGGGGACCGTGTCCGGGCAGCTTAGAAATAGCCGCTAGGCAGGACAGAGAGCAAATCCTATCGCAATCGAGCCTCACTGAGGAGGTTGGTGCCTCGAAACGCCGTTCGAATCAGGCCTTTATGTAGATGGGAAGCGGCCGATCCATCTTGGAAACGGTGAACTCGGCGGAGCCTTCGAAGGTCTCCCCGTCCCTGGCCAGGCGCATCGGGGACCCGTCGATCGAACGCACCTTCAGCTGCTTGACGAGCGTGTGCTCGTACACCTTGCACTTGCCCAGCGTTCCGCTCAGAACCGCCAGGAGCAGCCTGGTCCGGGCGTAGGGGGCGGTGCCGTCCACCATCCGGACATCGAGCAGTCCGTCGTCCAGGCGTTCCCGCCAGCTGGGCGCAAAACCCTTGGGGTGGTACCGGCAGTTGCCGATGAAGATCATCCACAGGCAGCGACGGCGTCCGTCGATCTCGACCTCGATCGGGTCCGAGTCCCGCAGGACCTTTATCAGGGCGACGACGACCGCCGGCCATTTGCCGATCCTGTCCTCGAGCTTCTCCCGTGCGTCCACCAGCTCGACGTAGCTGCCGAAGCTGGCCGTGTTGAGGAATGCCCGGCCGTCGATGGTGGCCACGTCGATGGCGGCGGCGCGGCCCTCCTTGATCGCCTCGATGGTCTCCTCGACCGATTCGATACCCAGGTCCCGGGCCAGGTGGTTCAACGTTCCTGCGGGGACAATCGCCAGGGGCTGGTCGTGGGCCATCGCTACCTCGGCTGCTGAGTTGATAGAGCCGTCGCCGCCGGCGATGCCGATGGCCTTGGCCTCTCCCGCCTCCTTGAAGGCGGCTTCCCACTCCTCCGGCTCCTCGACGACCCGAATTTCGGCTTTTGGAAGCCCTTCGGAGATCTCCTCGGCCGGCGGCTTCGCCAGGGCGGACCCCGCCGACGAGTTGACGACGAAGGTGATGCCTTCACCGTCCTCGGAGACGAGCGTGTCGATCCGGGTGAACACCGGGCGCATGCGGGCCGGATCCTTGCTGGCCACCGGCCACATCTTCCGCGTCAGCACCGAGATGGCCGCTCCCGCGGCAGCGCCGACCACCACGTCCGCCG contains:
- a CDS encoding diacylglycerol kinase family protein is translated as MLKKNDSDKRVLETLIEMDHRAFRRLSAAEIPIFDKVIVPLGHAADQSRLWVGIAALLAVSGNRLGRRAALRGLMSVGMSSAIVNQGVKRVARRNRPVGEFHRKRHGRAPTSSSFPSGHAASAAAFATGVAQEVPLLGAPLALLAGGVGLSRVYAGVHYPADVVVGAAAGAAISVLTRKMWPVASKDPARMRPVFTRIDTLVSEDGEGITFVVNSSAGSALAKPPAEEISEGLPKAEIRVVEEPEEWEAAFKEAGEAKAIGIAGGDGSINSAAEVAMAHDQPLAIVPAGTLNHLARDLGIESVEETIEAIKEGRAAAIDVATIDGRAFLNTASFGSYVELVDAREKLEDRIGKWPAVVVALIKVLRDSDPIEVEIDGRRRCLWMIFIGNCRYHPKGFAPSWRERLDDGLLDVRMVDGTAPYARTRLLLAVLSGTLGKCKVYEHTLVKQLKVRSIDGSPMRLARDGETFEGSAEFTVSKMDRPLPIYIKA